The following proteins are encoded in a genomic region of Limosilactobacillus reuteri subsp. reuteri:
- a CDS encoding RNA degradosome polyphosphate kinase: protein MYKEFYKPQNYVNRELSWIDFNGRVLGEATDTANPLLERANFLGITQSNVDEFFMVRVASLHKLAAANVTTTDASGLTPEEQLDAVNEKEHRMVKQRYEVYNQQIIPDLAKNNIHILHVPKLDEKQYEFIRRYFNDELMPVLTPMADDASRPFPFISNNSLNIAVQLRRQIHPTSKPVAEEILEGDQEVHRPQIEPHDDRQEADIKFATVRVPEIYKRLVRLPGENNFILIDEIITEFLTALFPGYEILATASYRVMRDMDLDVAEEDTSDLLRAVKRQLREREHGRVMRLEVPASIDEWLKDQLIDNLHVSERSLYEVDGPVDLTFLKKLSGMVDGHDDLRYPPYKPYLNPALDMDHNIFSSIRQKDYLMQHPYDNFQAVVNFIHQAAIDPDVLAIKMTLYRVSGNSPIIKYLGMAAQQGKQVTVLVEVKARFDEQNNVRWAQRLEQMGCHVIYGLVGLKTHCKVALVIRRDEDGLRRYMHLGTGNYNDVTAHFYTDMGLFTCDHELGIDMTNLFNMLSGFARPAYFNELRVSPDGIRTFINAKIDEQIENAKNGNPALIRMKMNSLSDKQIIARLYAAAASGVKVELLIRGITCLRNDLPELHGNIEVHSIIGRFLEHSRIYYFKSNGHEEVYLASADMMTRNLNRRVEELYPVTQPDTKAHAIHIFDVMWKDNVKARRLVGDHYERIDRGDAAPFSSQEYFVKQAMKLNAREKKEKKAKKHFSSVFETLTRHVPNLHLDERKDE from the coding sequence ATGTATAAGGAGTTTTATAAGCCGCAGAATTATGTTAATCGAGAATTGAGTTGGATTGACTTTAATGGCCGAGTACTGGGAGAGGCAACTGATACTGCCAATCCGTTGTTAGAACGTGCTAACTTCTTGGGAATTACCCAAAGCAATGTTGATGAATTTTTTATGGTGCGTGTTGCCTCGCTTCATAAACTTGCTGCTGCCAACGTTACTACTACTGATGCGTCTGGTCTCACTCCAGAAGAGCAGTTGGATGCAGTAAATGAAAAAGAACATCGGATGGTTAAGCAACGGTATGAAGTTTACAATCAGCAAATCATCCCAGACCTTGCTAAAAATAATATTCATATTCTCCATGTCCCCAAACTTGACGAGAAGCAATATGAATTTATTCGGCGGTACTTTAATGATGAGCTGATGCCAGTTTTGACTCCCATGGCAGACGATGCCTCACGTCCGTTTCCCTTTATCTCCAATAATTCCTTAAATATTGCTGTTCAGCTGCGGCGGCAAATTCATCCAACAAGTAAACCAGTTGCAGAGGAAATTTTAGAAGGGGATCAAGAAGTTCATCGTCCACAAATTGAACCACATGATGATCGACAGGAAGCAGATATCAAATTTGCAACAGTCCGTGTTCCGGAAATTTATAAGCGGTTAGTCCGGCTGCCAGGAGAAAATAATTTCATTTTGATTGATGAAATTATTACTGAATTCCTTACCGCGCTTTTTCCTGGATATGAGATATTAGCTACGGCATCATATCGAGTTATGCGGGATATGGACTTAGACGTTGCTGAAGAAGATACGTCAGATTTGCTCCGAGCAGTCAAACGGCAATTGCGAGAACGAGAACACGGGCGGGTAATGCGCCTAGAAGTTCCAGCTTCAATCGATGAATGGTTAAAGGATCAGTTAATTGATAATCTGCATGTAAGTGAACGATCACTGTATGAAGTAGATGGTCCCGTCGATCTAACTTTCTTGAAAAAATTATCGGGGATGGTTGATGGTCATGATGACTTGCGCTATCCGCCATATAAGCCATACCTCAATCCAGCGTTAGATATGGACCATAATATTTTTTCTTCCATTCGCCAAAAGGACTACTTAATGCAGCATCCTTATGATAATTTTCAAGCCGTGGTTAACTTTATCCACCAAGCAGCCATTGATCCAGATGTTTTAGCAATCAAGATGACTCTTTATCGGGTCTCTGGTAATTCACCGATTATTAAGTATCTCGGAATGGCCGCGCAACAGGGTAAACAAGTAACGGTTTTAGTTGAAGTTAAAGCGCGGTTTGATGAACAAAATAATGTTCGATGGGCACAACGGCTTGAACAAATGGGGTGCCACGTTATTTACGGTTTAGTTGGTCTTAAAACGCACTGTAAAGTTGCCTTGGTTATCCGTCGTGATGAAGATGGGTTGCGACGTTATATGCACCTAGGGACTGGTAACTATAATGACGTAACAGCTCATTTTTACACCGATATGGGATTATTTACTTGTGACCATGAACTGGGAATCGATATGACGAACCTGTTTAATATGCTGTCAGGTTTTGCGCGACCAGCTTATTTTAATGAATTACGGGTATCACCTGATGGAATTCGGACATTTATTAATGCCAAAATTGATGAGCAAATTGAAAATGCCAAAAATGGTAATCCTGCGTTAATTCGGATGAAGATGAATTCCTTGTCTGACAAGCAAATCATTGCCCGCCTATACGCAGCCGCTGCTAGTGGAGTTAAGGTTGAATTATTGATTCGAGGAATTACCTGTTTACGGAATGATCTGCCAGAACTGCATGGGAATATTGAAGTTCATTCTATTATTGGACGTTTCCTTGAACACTCCCGGATCTACTACTTTAAGAGTAATGGTCATGAGGAAGTCTACCTTGCAAGTGCCGATATGATGACGAGAAATCTTAATCGACGGGTTGAAGAATTGTATCCCGTTACCCAACCAGACACAAAAGCTCATGCAATTCATATTTTTGACGTTATGTGGAAGGATAATGTCAAGGCTCGCCGGTTAGTAGGAGATCATTATGAACGGATTGATCGTGGTGATGCTGCACCATTCAGCTCACAAGAATACTTTGTTAAACAAGCAATGAAATTGAATGCGCGTGAGAAAAAGGAGAAGAAAGCAAAAAAACATTTTTCTTCAGTTTTTGAAACTTTAACTCGCCATGTTCCCAATCTTCATTTAGATGAGCGAAAGGATGAGTAA
- the rsmI gene encoding 16S rRNA (cytidine(1402)-2'-O)-methyltransferase — translation MQQISSFNDHQSGSLYLVPTPIGNLDDMTFRAIKTLKEVDLIAAEDTRHTQQLLNHFDISTRQISFHEHNTEQRVPELIEKLKAGYSIAQCSDAGMPSISDPGKELVAAAVREGLPVIPLPGANAGLTALIASGLVPQPFYFFGFLERKHQQQVTALEQLKERKETMIFYEAPHRLKKTLATMAEVFGNERRVVLARELTKRYEEFTRGTLAEVTAWFEDHQPRGEFVILVAGNEHPTEKTDNEIELPLTEQVDKEILNGLSTNAAIKLVAKKNNIKRQELYKQYHQL, via the coding sequence ATGCAGCAAATTAGTAGTTTTAATGATCACCAATCAGGAAGTTTATATTTGGTTCCAACCCCAATTGGAAATTTAGATGATATGACTTTCCGTGCAATTAAAACCTTAAAAGAAGTGGATCTGATTGCTGCTGAAGATACACGTCATACTCAGCAACTATTAAACCATTTTGATATATCGACCCGTCAAATTAGTTTTCATGAGCATAATACTGAACAACGTGTTCCGGAATTAATTGAGAAATTAAAAGCTGGTTATTCGATTGCCCAGTGTAGCGATGCGGGGATGCCTTCGATTTCTGACCCCGGCAAGGAATTGGTAGCGGCGGCAGTTAGAGAAGGATTGCCAGTAATTCCGCTTCCAGGAGCTAATGCAGGATTGACGGCTCTTATTGCTTCGGGGTTAGTTCCCCAGCCGTTCTACTTCTTTGGCTTTTTAGAGCGTAAACACCAGCAGCAAGTAACAGCACTGGAGCAATTGAAAGAGCGTAAAGAAACGATGATCTTTTATGAAGCTCCACACCGCTTAAAAAAGACTTTAGCTACGATGGCGGAAGTTTTCGGCAATGAACGGCGAGTTGTATTAGCACGGGAACTCACTAAACGCTATGAAGAGTTTACCCGGGGAACGCTTGCTGAAGTAACTGCCTGGTTTGAAGATCACCAACCACGAGGCGAATTCGTTATTCTGGTAGCAGGGAATGAGCACCCCACAGAGAAGACGGATAATGAGATTGAATTACCATTAACAGAGCAGGTTGATAAGGAAATTTTAAATGGCCTTTCCACTAATGCTGCGATTAAGCTGGTGGCAAAGAAAAATAATATAAAACGCCAGGAATTATATAAACAATATCATCAATTGTAG
- a CDS encoding DNA replication initiation control protein YabA, with the protein MSEEYSSDNLYEQFAQVMNQTQDLVKKMEQLQAKIIAISEENVELSIENKHLRQMIKEKQPHHSENQLSGSRQNLKELYQQGFHVCSEYYGKRLEPNESCTFCLDAIFGHEQGMTK; encoded by the coding sequence ATGAGTGAAGAATATAGTTCAGATAATCTTTATGAACAATTTGCGCAGGTGATGAACCAGACTCAGGATTTGGTTAAGAAAATGGAGCAGTTGCAGGCAAAAATTATTGCTATTTCTGAGGAAAATGTGGAACTTTCAATTGAAAACAAGCATTTGCGTCAGATGATTAAAGAAAAGCAGCCACACCATAGTGAAAATCAATTATCTGGATCACGGCAAAATTTAAAAGAACTTTACCAACAGGGATTCCATGTTTGTAGTGAGTACTATGGTAAGCGTCTTGAGCCTAATGAATCTTGTACTTTTTGTTTAGATGCAATATTTGGACACGAACAAGGAATGACAAAATAG
- the recR gene encoding recombination mediator RecR, protein MIQYPEPLAKLIESYTKLPGIGQKTATRLAFYTLSMQEDDVTNFAKSLLSAKRDLHNCSICGNITEDDPCPICRDKTRDHSQILVVEQSQDVMAMERMHEYHGLYHVLHGVISPVAGTGPEDINITSLLKRLKKDDEVKEIIIATNASSDGELTAGYLAKLIKPAGIKVTRLAHGLSVGADIDYADEMTLFKAVQGRTEM, encoded by the coding sequence GTGATCCAATATCCAGAACCATTAGCGAAATTAATTGAAAGCTATACTAAGTTGCCAGGAATCGGGCAAAAGACTGCAACGCGGCTGGCGTTCTATACTCTGAGTATGCAAGAAGATGATGTGACAAACTTTGCTAAATCCCTTCTGTCTGCTAAAAGGGACCTTCATAACTGTAGTATTTGTGGCAATATTACCGAAGACGACCCTTGTCCAATTTGTCGCGATAAGACCCGTGATCATTCGCAAATTCTAGTTGTTGAGCAGTCACAAGACGTTATGGCAATGGAACGGATGCATGAATACCATGGTTTATACCATGTCCTTCATGGAGTTATTTCTCCAGTTGCAGGAACAGGCCCAGAAGATATTAATATTACAAGTTTACTTAAACGACTAAAGAAAGATGATGAAGTAAAGGAAATTATTATTGCAACGAATGCTTCATCTGATGGTGAGTTGACGGCCGGTTACCTCGCTAAGTTAATTAAGCCTGCGGGAATTAAAGTTACTCGGTTGGCGCATGGGTTATCAGTTGGCGCTGATATTGACTATGCTGATGAGATGACATTATTCAAAGCAGTGCAAGGGCGAACGGAGATGTAA
- a CDS encoding YaaL family protein, translated as MFFKRPTKEVERERNQRLLEAVYSTKASWDHARETERAVYEANVNSELHYRSRIQEQKFLYLYKIARKFKVHGKLNDGVIDR; from the coding sequence ATGTTTTTTAAGCGGCCGACTAAAGAGGTAGAACGTGAACGAAACCAACGTCTGCTAGAAGCGGTATACTCTACGAAGGCTAGTTGGGATCATGCACGTGAAACTGAACGGGCAGTATATGAAGCAAACGTTAATAGTGAACTTCATTATCGTTCCCGGATTCAAGAGCAGAAATTTTTATACCTATATAAAATTGCTCGCAAATTTAAAGTTCACGGGAAATTAAATGATGGAGTAATTGATCGCTAG
- the dnaX gene encoding DNA polymerase III subunit gamma/tau: MSYQALYRVWRPQRFDDLVGQQIVTRTLKNAIITHQISHAYLFAGPRGTGKTSAAKIFAKAVNCHHSKDGEPCNECEICKAITNGQLNDVIEIDAASNNGVEEIRDIRDKAKYAPTQADYKVYIIDEVHMLSTGAFNALLKTLEEPPANVIFILATTEPHKIPLTIISRVQRFDFRRISAEDAFNRMKYILDQKKVTYDEKALWVIANAAEGGMRDALSILDQVLSFSDNEVKLDDALLVTGSVTKQLLKKYFLEISKHEGATALDTMKDILDEGKDGQRFIEDLISFIRDILLYQESPSLISVESTGLKQEDFEEIVQLASSATLYRMIDELNNIQEEMRFTTHPDVYLEVLTIKLAQIEPQKNLQSAPAVSADTNAEATKTIEKLQQEIQQLQQTVKQLQNTPVRASRPSPRQQNEQPRVQQKKVQVNLNKIYPVLENATRQDLINVRELWGDMLNLLSVPQRSLLHVSQPVAASAAGIIVAFDYPFLFQQAADDTTLLENMESALQRLTGNERQVVFVPKDKWPKIRQDFIKDHGFGKNQQKSQPITQKPQTTEESGQTPAATPAPMEEPPLPPEDEALTEEKSPQEDKQVATAQKLFGSDIVKVEDN; this comes from the coding sequence ATGAGTTATCAGGCATTATATCGTGTCTGGCGACCACAGCGATTCGATGATCTTGTCGGTCAACAGATTGTTACAAGAACCCTAAAAAACGCCATTATCACTCACCAGATAAGCCATGCATACTTGTTCGCTGGTCCACGTGGTACTGGTAAAACCTCAGCAGCGAAGATTTTTGCTAAAGCGGTTAATTGTCATCACTCTAAGGATGGCGAACCATGTAATGAGTGTGAGATTTGTAAAGCAATTACGAACGGGCAATTAAATGATGTAATTGAAATCGATGCGGCTTCTAATAATGGGGTTGAAGAGATTCGTGATATTCGGGATAAGGCAAAATATGCCCCTACCCAAGCGGATTACAAGGTCTATATAATTGATGAAGTTCACATGCTTTCAACAGGGGCCTTTAATGCATTGCTAAAAACGCTTGAAGAACCACCAGCCAATGTGATTTTTATTCTCGCAACTACGGAACCCCATAAAATTCCTTTAACAATTATTTCGCGAGTTCAACGATTTGATTTTCGACGAATTTCAGCAGAAGATGCATTTAATCGAATGAAATATATCCTTGATCAAAAGAAAGTTACTTATGATGAAAAAGCATTATGGGTAATTGCGAATGCCGCTGAAGGAGGAATGCGGGATGCGTTGAGTATTCTTGACCAGGTGCTTTCTTTCAGTGATAATGAAGTAAAGTTGGATGATGCTTTATTAGTTACAGGAAGTGTTACTAAACAGTTATTAAAGAAGTACTTTTTGGAAATTAGTAAGCATGAAGGGGCGACTGCTCTTGATACTATGAAGGATATTTTAGATGAAGGGAAAGACGGTCAGCGGTTCATTGAGGACTTGATTTCCTTTATTCGTGATATTCTGTTGTACCAAGAATCACCAAGCTTGATTAGTGTTGAAAGTACAGGTCTAAAGCAGGAAGACTTTGAAGAAATAGTCCAACTTGCTTCTTCAGCGACCTTATACCGAATGATCGATGAACTAAATAATATTCAAGAAGAGATGCGTTTTACGACCCATCCAGATGTGTATTTGGAAGTTCTTACAATAAAACTTGCACAAATCGAACCACAAAAGAATCTTCAATCGGCACCAGCAGTTTCTGCGGATACAAATGCTGAAGCTACTAAGACGATTGAAAAATTACAACAAGAGATTCAGCAATTGCAACAAACAGTAAAACAGTTGCAGAATACGCCGGTAAGAGCTAGTCGACCATCACCTCGCCAACAAAATGAGCAGCCACGAGTACAACAAAAGAAAGTGCAGGTTAATCTCAATAAGATTTACCCAGTGTTAGAAAATGCGACTCGTCAAGATTTAATAAATGTTCGTGAGCTATGGGGAGATATGTTGAACCTATTGTCGGTGCCGCAACGGTCATTACTTCACGTTTCACAACCGGTTGCCGCTAGTGCCGCGGGAATAATTGTTGCTTTTGATTATCCGTTCTTATTCCAACAAGCAGCTGATGATACAACGTTGTTAGAGAATATGGAAAGTGCTTTGCAACGTTTAACTGGGAATGAACGGCAAGTTGTTTTTGTACCTAAGGATAAGTGGCCAAAAATTCGGCAAGACTTTATCAAGGATCATGGTTTTGGTAAGAATCAGCAAAAGTCGCAACCTATTACACAAAAGCCGCAAACTACTGAAGAAAGCGGACAAACTCCTGCAGCTACACCAGCACCGATGGAGGAACCACCGCTACCCCCAGAAGATGAGGCACTAACTGAAGAAAAGTCACCTCAAGAAGATAAACAAGTAGCAACAGCACAGAAGCTATTTGGTAGTGATATTGTTAAAGTAGAAGATAATTAA
- a CDS encoding acyl-[acyl-carrier-protein] thioesterase, which translates to MELKQEAQTFEMPHLLTYYECDETSHPSLSMILSMISMVSDEHSMSLGMGTKEIQSTGGTWVVSGYEGHLSAKQPSFGETVILGTKAVSYNRFFAVRDFWITGKEHQIEYARIRSIFVFMNLKTRRMQSIPPALIEPFNAPVAKRIPRLKRPQKLDENASVIKKNYQVRYFDLDANHHVNNARYFDWLLDPLGRDFLRGNQIKRFNLQYLQEVRNGEMVESKVNKLQTNDEKVTYHQIGVGEQIDAIAEIEWY; encoded by the coding sequence ATGGAGTTAAAGCAAGAAGCACAAACATTCGAAATGCCGCACTTACTAACATATTATGAGTGTGATGAAACAAGTCATCCAAGCCTAAGCATGATATTAAGTATGATTTCCATGGTATCCGATGAGCATAGTATGTCTTTAGGAATGGGCACCAAAGAAATACAATCTACTGGCGGTACATGGGTAGTAAGCGGCTATGAAGGACATCTTTCCGCAAAGCAACCTTCTTTTGGCGAAACAGTTATTTTAGGAACAAAAGCTGTTTCCTATAACCGCTTTTTTGCTGTTCGTGATTTTTGGATAACGGGTAAAGAACACCAGATTGAATATGCACGAATTAGGTCGATTTTTGTGTTTATGAATCTAAAGACGCGGCGAATGCAATCAATTCCACCAGCTTTAATTGAACCGTTTAATGCTCCCGTTGCGAAAAGAATTCCTCGTCTAAAGCGACCTCAAAAATTGGATGAAAATGCTTCGGTAATAAAGAAGAATTATCAAGTTCGTTATTTTGACCTTGATGCTAATCACCATGTTAATAATGCTCGTTACTTTGATTGGCTTCTTGATCCTCTTGGCCGTGATTTTTTACGCGGAAATCAGATAAAGAGATTTAATTTGCAGTATCTTCAAGAGGTACGCAATGGAGAAATGGTAGAAAGTAAAGTTAATAAGCTTCAAACAAATGATGAAAAGGTAACTTATCATCAGATTGGTGTTGGTGAGCAAATTGATGCAATTGCTGAGATAGAATGGTATTAA
- the tmk gene encoding dTMP kinase, producing MDGKFISFEGPDGAGKTSVIQQIQLELEDQLGTEKVMYTREPGGNKISEQIRQVLFDGQNTDMDGRTEALLFAAARRQHIVSEIIPGLKAGKVILCDRFVDSSIAYQGAGRGLGEKEIWQINQFAIDGLMPALTIYLDIESEIGLKRIAEHRSNQVNRLDEEKLEFHRTVRQSYLKLYQNYPERIELIDASQPLEKVIEDVKATIHDRFSDLF from the coding sequence ATGGACGGTAAATTTATATCATTTGAAGGACCAGATGGCGCGGGTAAGACAAGTGTAATCCAACAGATCCAACTGGAATTGGAAGATCAGCTTGGCACAGAAAAAGTTATGTATACTCGTGAACCTGGTGGTAATAAGATCTCTGAGCAAATTCGCCAGGTACTGTTTGATGGTCAAAATACCGATATGGATGGGCGGACAGAAGCATTGCTTTTTGCTGCTGCTCGTCGGCAACACATTGTTTCAGAAATAATTCCGGGGCTGAAAGCAGGCAAAGTTATTCTGTGTGATCGATTTGTAGATAGTTCCATTGCTTATCAGGGAGCTGGTCGGGGCCTTGGAGAAAAAGAAATTTGGCAAATTAATCAGTTTGCGATTGATGGGCTAATGCCGGCGTTGACAATTTATCTTGATATTGAATCAGAAATTGGCTTAAAACGGATTGCTGAGCATCGTTCCAATCAAGTTAATCGATTAGATGAAGAAAAACTTGAATTTCATCGAACTGTTCGTCAATCTTATTTAAAACTCTACCAGAATTATCCAGAACGAATAGAGTTGATTGATGCAAGCCAGCCATTGGAAAAAGTGATTGAGGACGTAAAAGCAACAATTCATGACCGGTTTTCAGATTTGTTTTAA
- a CDS encoding cyclic-di-AMP receptor has product MKMIIAIVQSKDSNRLRKAFNKADIHVTQLSTTGGFLREGNATFLIGIEDDRVQEVLSVIKKNAESREQYVTSQMHMDVEGGSAFPVNVKIGGATVFVLPVEDFIKF; this is encoded by the coding sequence ATGAAAATGATTATTGCAATTGTTCAATCAAAAGATAGCAATCGTTTACGAAAAGCATTTAATAAAGCTGATATTCACGTTACTCAATTATCAACAACTGGTGGCTTTCTTCGTGAAGGAAATGCAACATTTCTAATTGGGATTGAGGACGACCGTGTTCAAGAAGTATTATCAGTAATTAAAAAGAATGCTGAGTCACGTGAACAATACGTTACATCGCAAATGCATATGGATGTTGAAGGCGGTTCGGCATTTCCTGTCAACGTAAAGATTGGTGGGGCAACTGTCTTTGTCTTACCAGTAGAAGACTTCATTAAATTTTAA
- the tadA gene encoding tRNA adenosine(34) deaminase TadA, giving the protein MKKNNSSLSEQQKFMKMAIAEAKQARILDEVPIGAIVVHDGQVIGRGHNMREKFQDVTYHAEMLAIMEACTNLGSWRLEDCDLYVTLEPCIMCSGAIINARIKNVYYGAADPKAGAVDSLYHLLSDSRLNHQVNVHSGILGDECSQMLKNFFREIRRRRKEARRKNKTNL; this is encoded by the coding sequence ATGAAAAAAAACAATTCATCATTATCTGAACAACAAAAGTTTATGAAGATGGCGATTGCAGAAGCAAAACAAGCCAGAATTTTAGATGAAGTACCAATTGGTGCGATTGTTGTCCACGATGGACAGGTAATTGGACGTGGTCATAATATGCGTGAAAAGTTTCAAGATGTTACCTATCACGCAGAAATGCTTGCAATTATGGAAGCATGCACGAATTTAGGGAGTTGGCGCTTAGAAGATTGCGACTTGTATGTTACGTTAGAACCGTGCATCATGTGTAGCGGTGCCATTATCAATGCACGGATAAAAAATGTTTATTATGGTGCCGCTGATCCGAAAGCAGGGGCAGTTGATAGCTTATATCATTTACTAAGTGATTCACGTTTAAATCATCAAGTCAATGTTCATTCTGGTATTTTAGGGGATGAGTGTAGCCAAATGTTAAAAAACTTTTTCCGTGAAATTCGCCGTCGTCGGAAAGAGGCTCGAAGAAAAAATAAGACTAACCTCTAG
- the holB gene encoding DNA polymerase III subunit delta' — protein MAEQGQTRAEKLQPAIITRFQKILSNNELAHAYLFVGPGGSGKMSIAQWLSLRLFCLHPQDNEPDLTCAECQRILSGNHPDIVYAAPEGRQIKVDEIRRLKAEFSKSAVEGNKKIFIIKDADKMTNGAANSLLKFIEEPGAGVYIFMLTTNKSAVLPTIRSRTQVIELPPLKRDALLTVLTEHNIPQSQQQIAVGITDSVAMIEQWQEDNWFESAIKGVIQWYQDTTRNGMLGFVDVQTILQKVATDRDKQQVVLDLITLIWRDTLMVNSGITAANRLHFNNILGEMGEVVRKYSPQQLLAASQLTLETRHMLEQNISFQNIVEQLTIRLVQVLSIS, from the coding sequence TTGGCTGAACAGGGACAAACACGTGCAGAAAAATTACAACCAGCAATAATTACTCGTTTTCAAAAAATATTATCAAATAATGAGCTTGCTCATGCTTATCTGTTTGTTGGGCCAGGTGGTTCAGGAAAAATGTCAATTGCCCAATGGTTATCATTACGGTTATTTTGTCTTCATCCCCAGGACAATGAACCAGACTTAACCTGTGCCGAGTGTCAGCGAATTTTATCTGGAAACCATCCTGACATTGTCTATGCTGCTCCAGAAGGTCGCCAAATAAAGGTTGATGAGATTCGCCGCTTAAAAGCAGAGTTTTCTAAGAGTGCGGTAGAAGGCAATAAGAAAATTTTTATTATTAAAGATGCTGATAAAATGACAAACGGTGCAGCAAATAGCCTTCTTAAGTTTATTGAAGAACCAGGAGCTGGCGTTTATATCTTTATGCTAACGACTAATAAAAGTGCTGTCTTACCAACGATTCGATCACGAACACAGGTGATTGAACTACCACCATTAAAACGAGATGCATTGTTAACGGTTTTAACTGAGCATAATATTCCGCAATCTCAACAACAAATTGCTGTTGGGATTACAGATTCCGTTGCAATGATTGAACAATGGCAAGAAGATAATTGGTTTGAGAGTGCGATCAAAGGAGTCATTCAGTGGTATCAAGATACGACGCGAAATGGGATGTTAGGTTTTGTTGATGTTCAGACAATTCTGCAAAAAGTAGCTACCGACCGGGATAAACAACAAGTAGTTCTGGACTTAATTACCTTAATCTGGCGTGATACGCTAATGGTAAATTCGGGAATTACAGCAGCCAACCGTCTTCACTTTAATAATATTTTAGGAGAAATGGGAGAAGTAGTTAGAAAATACTCTCCTCAACAATTGTTAGCAGCTAGTCAGTTAACGTTGGAAACTCGTCATATGTTAGAACAAAATATTAGTTTTCAAAATATTGTTGAACAATTGACGATTCGGCTTGTGCAGGTTTTAAGCATTAGTTAG
- the nrdH gene encoding glutaredoxin-like protein NrdH produces the protein MVTVFSKNNCIQCKMTKRFLEQHKISFIEHNIDEQPEYISQLKSEGFMATPVVKLPNGQAFSGFRPDQLNQLA, from the coding sequence ATGGTAACTGTATTTTCAAAAAATAATTGTATCCAATGCAAGATGACAAAACGTTTCCTTGAACAGCACAAAATTTCATTTATTGAACACAACATCGATGAACAACCAGAATACATATCGCAACTTAAGTCGGAGGGTTTTATGGCGACTCCAGTTGTAAAGCTTCCTAACGGTCAAGCTTTTTCTGGCTTTCGTCCTGATCAATTAAACCAACTTGCCTAA
- a CDS encoding YbaB/EbfC family nucleoid-associated protein translates to MMRGMNMQQMMKQAKAMQKKMMAEHEELAKQEFVGKAPDDMVTATFSGDNQLIDLKIKPEAVDPDDIDMLQDLVIAAVKDGMKQVNDATQQKLGKYTQGMGL, encoded by the coding sequence ATGATGCGTGGAATGAATATGCAACAAATGATGAAGCAAGCTAAGGCAATGCAAAAGAAAATGATGGCTGAACATGAAGAACTTGCTAAACAGGAATTTGTTGGAAAAGCACCAGATGATATGGTAACTGCTACGTTTAGCGGGGATAATCAATTAATTGACTTAAAGATTAAGCCAGAAGCAGTTGATCCAGATGATATTGATATGCTTCAGGACTTGGTAATTGCTGCTGTGAAAGACGGAATGAAGCAAGTTAATGATGCTACTCAACAAAAGCTTGGTAAATATACACAAGGTATGGGGTTGTAA